One stretch of Lacrimispora sphenoides DNA includes these proteins:
- a CDS encoding LytR/AlgR family response regulator transcription factor, which yields MNIRVVVVDNSEELLIKLTRILKEIDGIELCGSFNEAITAMQYVRENPIDMVFSDVVMPDISGITLAAKLYELPDPPEVVLLSGIPGFSLEAWKIRAFGFIIKPYTKTQIIKMIDQYKMNKRVVV from the coding sequence ATGAACATCAGAGTTGTAGTAGTGGATAACTCAGAGGAATTATTAATCAAACTGACTCGTATTTTAAAAGAAATAGACGGAATTGAGCTGTGCGGAAGCTTCAATGAAGCCATTACAGCCATGCAATATGTGAGAGAAAATCCGATAGATATGGTGTTTTCGGATGTGGTCATGCCGGACATCAGCGGAATTACTCTCGCAGCTAAGCTGTATGAACTTCCGGACCCACCGGAGGTAGTGCTTCTTTCCGGCATTCCCGGCTTTTCGCTGGAAGCCTGGAAGATACGTGCTTTTGGCTTTATTATAAAGCCTTATACAAAAACGCAGATTATTAAAATGATTGATCAATATAAAATGAATAAAAGAGTAGTCGTATAA
- a CDS encoding P-II family nitrogen regulator has translation MKKIEAYIRPEKLEEIKEVIDKLNLNGLSVMQVMGFGNQKGWMEFVRGVEVDYNFLTKIKIETVVPDEQAEAVVACIADRAYTGEFGDGKIFISDVQDAIRIRTGERGVDAVK, from the coding sequence ATGAAAAAAATAGAAGCATATATCCGTCCGGAGAAACTGGAGGAAATTAAGGAAGTCATAGATAAGCTGAACTTAAATGGCTTAAGTGTCATGCAGGTCATGGGCTTCGGAAACCAGAAGGGCTGGATGGAGTTTGTCCGGGGCGTTGAAGTGGATTACAACTTTCTCACAAAAATCAAAATCGAGACGGTAGTGCCGGATGAACAGGCGGAGGCTGTTGTCGCCTGTATCGCAGACAGGGCTTATACCGGAGAATTTGGCGATGGGAAAATATTTATTTCCGATGTACAAGATGCCATCAGAATCCGCACCGGAGAGAGAGGAGTTGACGCGGTCAAATAA
- a CDS encoding ammonium transporter gives MDHGDLAWLLISSALVFIMTPGLAFFYGGLVKRKNVINMMMSSAIIMGVGSVMWVLVGFSLSFSGDLGGVIGDLRWAGLNFNTFTDTTLPYPNTLAFAIFQMMFAIIAPALITGAIAERMKFASLVLFMVLWSLIVYYPLAHMVWGGGYLFQIGSVDFAGGNVVHISSGVSALVLSILLGKRKNLGKAPYHPHNIPFVFLGASLLWFGWFGFNGGSALEANELAAHAFMTTNTAAASALLSWVLVEVIKNGKPTLVGASTGLVIGLVAITPGAGFVPVWAAILIGGLVSPICYFFIDYVKCRFGYDDALDVFGCHGIGGIWGGIATGIFGKTSINPAAAWNGLAFGEAALFLRQLAAIGITIVIAVIGTLIAARITSLVAKGIKVSKKEEALGLDISEHGENAYPAFNGMD, from the coding sequence ATGGATCATGGAGATTTGGCCTGGCTTTTGATCAGCTCGGCCCTGGTTTTTATTATGACGCCGGGGCTGGCATTTTTTTACGGAGGTCTGGTAAAACGCAAAAATGTTATTAATATGATGATGTCATCAGCCATCATCATGGGAGTCGGATCTGTTATGTGGGTTTTGGTCGGTTTTTCCCTGTCTTTCAGCGGTGACCTAGGAGGAGTCATCGGTGATTTAAGATGGGCCGGCCTCAATTTCAACACCTTTACGGACACAACTCTGCCTTATCCCAACACCTTGGCCTTTGCCATATTTCAGATGATGTTTGCCATCATCGCCCCGGCGTTGATCACGGGAGCCATTGCGGAGCGGATGAAGTTTGCTTCCCTCGTTCTTTTTATGGTGCTTTGGTCATTGATCGTTTATTATCCCCTGGCTCATATGGTATGGGGAGGAGGCTATTTATTCCAGATCGGTTCTGTTGATTTTGCAGGAGGAAATGTAGTACATATCAGCTCCGGCGTCAGTGCGCTGGTACTTTCCATTCTCCTTGGAAAACGAAAGAACTTAGGAAAAGCGCCATACCATCCTCACAATATCCCCTTCGTTTTTCTGGGTGCTTCCCTGCTCTGGTTTGGCTGGTTTGGTTTTAACGGAGGCAGTGCCCTGGAGGCAAATGAGCTGGCTGCCCACGCATTTATGACGACCAACACTGCAGCGGCCTCTGCCCTCCTTTCCTGGGTACTGGTGGAGGTTATAAAGAACGGAAAGCCAACCCTTGTGGGTGCTTCCACCGGTCTGGTCATCGGCCTGGTGGCCATAACTCCCGGCGCCGGCTTTGTACCGGTCTGGGCGGCAATCTTGATCGGAGGACTTGTCAGCCCTATTTGTTATTTTTTTATCGATTATGTGAAGTGCAGATTTGGCTATGATGATGCCTTAGATGTATTCGGATGTCACGGGATCGGTGGTATCTGGGGCGGGATTGCCACCGGAATATTTGGGAAAACCAGCATTAATCCGGCGGCGGCCTGGAACGGCCTTGCATTTGGTGAAGCCGCTCTTTTCCTCCGCCAGTTGGCGGCCATTGGGATCACCATTGTGATTGCCGTCATAGGAACTCTGATCGCTGCGAGGATCACTTCACTTGTTGCGAAAGGGATTAAGGTTTCAAAGAAAGAGGAAGCTCTCGGACTTGATATCTCGGAGCATGGAGAAAACGCTTATCCCGCATTTAACGGAATGGATTAA